The following coding sequences are from one Fusobacterium simiae window:
- a CDS encoding M14 family metallopeptidase has product MKGNKTTGIILIFLSLVIAFIAGKEFLKTRELEPIVKGDGVTSMQKLSDYLPALKGTRGDSDIYILQGKEQGGSVLILGGTHPNEPAAFLTTVLLVENLKVDKGTVYIIPRANGSAMSHNDPQEASPQRFTIKTPYGERWFRFGSRATNPLDQWPDPDVYIHAASGQKLSGNETRNLNRAYPGRADGTYTEKVAYAITELIKKNDINMEIDLHEASPEYPVINAIVAHERAMPISSQVVMNMEFEDIQIGLEPSPPSLHGLTHRELGDYTNTYAVLMETANASQGRLRGKTNENLVLTGKDPMYVKAQKIGRLFVPYDENGHPIEERVGRHLTGVIQHILVMGENEPDKEIIIEGLPSYADLQANGVGAYLKEVKEDK; this is encoded by the coding sequence ATGAAAGGAAATAAAACAACAGGAATTATATTGATTTTTCTTTCTCTAGTTATTGCATTTATAGCAGGAAAAGAATTTTTAAAAACAAGAGAGTTAGAACCTATTGTTAAAGGTGATGGAGTAACATCTATGCAAAAATTAAGTGACTATCTTCCAGCTTTAAAAGGAACTAGAGGAGATAGTGATATTTATATATTGCAAGGAAAAGAACAAGGTGGCTCTGTGCTTATATTAGGTGGAACCCATCCTAATGAACCAGCTGCTTTTCTAACAACAGTTTTATTAGTGGAAAATTTAAAAGTTGATAAAGGAACAGTGTATATTATTCCTAGAGCTAATGGAAGTGCTATGTCTCACAATGATCCTCAAGAAGCCTCTCCACAAAGATTTACAATTAAAACTCCTTATGGAGAAAGATGGTTTAGATTTGGATCAAGAGCAACAAATCCATTAGATCAATGGCCAGATCCTGATGTATATATACATGCTGCTTCTGGACAAAAGTTATCTGGTAATGAAACAAGAAATCTTAATAGAGCTTATCCCGGAAGGGCTGATGGAACATATACAGAAAAAGTTGCTTATGCTATAACTGAATTGATTAAGAAAAATGATATAAATATGGAGATAGATCTTCATGAAGCTTCACCGGAATATCCAGTAATTAATGCTATAGTTGCTCATGAAAGGGCTATGCCTATTTCTTCACAAGTTGTTATGAATATGGAATTTGAAGATATACAAATAGGTTTAGAACCATCTCCACCTTCATTACATGGACTTACTCATAGAGAACTTGGAGATTATACAAATACTTATGCAGTATTAATGGAAACTGCCAATGCTTCTCAAGGAAGACTTAGAGGAAAAACTAACGAAAATCTTGTTCTTACTGGAAAAGATCCAATGTATGTAAAAGCTCAAAAAATTGGTAGACTTTTTGTTCCATATGATGAAAATGGTCATCCAATAGAAGAAAGAGTTGGAAGACATTTGACAGGAGTAATTCAACATATACTTGTTATGGGAGAAAACGAACCTGATAAAGAAATTATAATTGAAGGTCTTCCTTCATATGCAGATTTACAAGCAAATGGAGTAGGTGCATATTTAAAAGAAGTAAAAGAAGATAAATAA
- the pgsB gene encoding poly-gamma-glutamate synthase PgsB yields MEIIIIILSLFYIFYLLFEKINMNKQRKKLKYIIHINGIRGKSTTSRLIDAGLRAGGYKVFTKTTGTSPRIIDTNSIEFEINRQGKANIREQIKAINWASKEKAEVLILECMAVKPELQFICENKILKSDIVAITNVREDHLDEMGDNLDKIANSLSNTIPKNATFFTADEKYFNFFKNKCEEKNTKAFLTNNIKNEYWKIDFPTNVALAINICKYLNVDEKIAFNGMKSYHKDPGSLKILTYMNKKGYKIFFINTLAANDPNSTEIILNRISTKNYWNNEKYLLVNNRADRLSRLKQFVDFVIKFENRFDKILISGENKNLFYKYLLKNKIDKNKIIILLNEEYFENIDEDSLIFAVGNICRLGKKLVDYFEERGEVIDDK; encoded by the coding sequence ATGGAAATTATTATAATTATTTTATCTTTATTTTATATATTTTATCTTTTATTTGAAAAAATAAATATGAATAAACAGAGAAAAAAATTGAAGTATATTATCCATATAAATGGGATTAGAGGAAAATCTACTACTTCTCGTTTAATTGATGCTGGTTTAAGAGCAGGAGGCTATAAAGTTTTTACAAAAACTACTGGTACTTCTCCAAGAATAATAGATACAAATTCAATAGAATTTGAAATCAATAGACAAGGAAAAGCAAATATAAGAGAACAGATAAAAGCAATAAACTGGGCTAGTAAAGAAAAAGCTGAAGTTTTGATATTAGAATGTATGGCAGTTAAACCTGAACTACAGTTTATTTGTGAAAATAAAATATTAAAATCGGATATAGTAGCAATAACAAATGTAAGAGAAGATCATTTAGATGAAATGGGAGATAACTTAGATAAAATTGCCAATTCTCTTTCAAATACAATTCCAAAAAATGCAACTTTTTTTACAGCTGATGAAAAATATTTTAATTTCTTTAAAAATAAATGTGAAGAAAAAAATACAAAGGCATTTCTTACTAATAATATAAAAAATGAATATTGGAAAATAGATTTTCCTACTAATGTAGCCTTAGCAATTAATATTTGTAAATATTTAAATGTTGATGAGAAAATTGCTTTTAATGGAATGAAATCTTATCATAAGGACCCAGGTAGTTTAAAGATTTTAACTTATATGAATAAAAAAGGATATAAAATATTTTTTATAAATACCTTAGCTGCAAATGATCCAAATTCAACTGAAATTATTTTAAATAGAATTTCTACAAAAAATTATTGGAATAATGAAAAATATCTACTTGTTAATAATAGAGCTGACAGATTAAGTAGATTAAAACAATTTGTAGATTTTGTAATAAAATTTGAAAATAGATTTGATAAAATTTTAATTTCTGGTGAAAATAAAAATCTTTTTTATAAATATTTATTAAAAAATAAAATAGATAAAAACAAAATAATAATTCTTCTAAATGAAGAATATTTTGAGAATATAGATGAGGATTCTCTGATATTTGCTGTTGGAAATATTTGTAGATTAGGAAAAAAATTAGTTGATTATTTTGAAGAAAGAGGAGAGGTTATAGATGATAAATGA
- the pgsC gene encoding poly-gamma-glutamate biosynthesis protein PgsC yields MINEIMVLGVILSIAFYEITEISPGGLIVPAYFALYLDNPTKIILTIFISLLTFILLKILSNYAIIYGRRRFTVCIILSFLIKTLLKYLNIYILNENEIYFLNIAIVGIIIPGILAQEMDKNGAIRTLSSLFILSIFMKSLIEIFY; encoded by the coding sequence ATGATAAATGAAATAATGGTATTAGGGGTTATTTTAAGTATAGCTTTCTATGAAATTACAGAAATTTCTCCTGGAGGACTTATAGTTCCCGCTTATTTTGCTCTTTATTTAGATAATCCTACTAAAATTATTCTTACTATTTTTATAAGTTTATTAACATTTATTTTATTAAAAATTCTTTCTAATTATGCTATTATCTATGGAAGAAGAAGGTTTACAGTATGTATTATTCTAAGTTTTTTGATAAAAACTTTATTAAAATACCTTAATATATATATTCTAAATGAGAATGAAATATATTTTTTAAATATAGCTATTGTTGGTATAATTATCCCAGGAATTTTAGCTCAAGAAATGGATAAAAATGGAGCTATAAGGACTTTATCTTCACTTTTTATTCTTTCTATATTTATGAAATCTTTAATTGAAATTTTTTATTAG
- the pgsW gene encoding poly-gamma-glutamate system protein has protein sequence MKIIFNKKYKDFFLLILAFIFLFIYYYLKPKEIKIKNEYYTEMIIAAEKNKLLQEEIFNEKLRKGIEIDKNLDRNETGFIGLEWSGITTTLGDIEAKRTSTNPDFAALLVKLFKEVGLKKGDIVAANFSSSFPALNLAFISAADTLGIKAIIITSVGSSTYGGNIENFTYLDMENYLYSKKLINNRTIAYSLGGAGDIGKEFDKDIIEKIKNRLDSYDLNFFYEENFEKNLEDRYEFYKILSKGNIKAFINIGGNLLSLGKNADIIDNQKILLDKSTAIKTGLVEKFLKDDIPVFYLLNIKSIALYYNLEFDPDKFSEIGTSSIYYIPSKNFWNYIIITIFSLFIVTHIIFFKFKKNKFIKISL, from the coding sequence ATGAAAATTATTTTTAACAAAAAGTATAAAGATTTCTTTTTATTAATCTTAGCTTTTATTTTTTTGTTTATATATTATTATTTAAAACCTAAAGAAATAAAAATAAAAAATGAATATTATACAGAAATGATAATTGCAGCAGAGAAAAATAAATTATTGCAAGAAGAAATTTTTAATGAAAAATTAAGAAAAGGAATAGAAATAGATAAAAATCTTGATAGAAATGAAACTGGTTTTATAGGTTTAGAATGGAGTGGGATTACAACTACCCTTGGAGATATAGAAGCTAAAAGAACATCTACTAATCCAGATTTTGCTGCTTTATTAGTAAAATTATTTAAAGAGGTTGGATTAAAAAAGGGAGATATAGTTGCTGCTAATTTTTCTAGTTCTTTTCCTGCTTTAAATTTAGCTTTTATTTCAGCTGCTGATACTTTAGGAATAAAAGCTATTATAATTACTTCAGTTGGTTCTTCAACTTATGGAGGAAATATAGAAAATTTTACATATTTAGATATGGAGAATTATTTATACTCTAAAAAATTAATTAACAATAGAACTATTGCCTATTCTTTAGGTGGTGCTGGAGATATAGGAAAAGAATTTGATAAAGACATAATAGAAAAAATTAAAAATAGATTAGATAGTTATGATTTAAATTTTTTTTATGAAGAAAATTTTGAAAAAAATCTTGAAGATAGATATGAATTTTATAAAATATTATCAAAGGGTAATATAAAAGCCTTTATAAATATAGGTGGAAATTTATTATCATTAGGTAAAAATGCAGATATTATTGATAATCAAAAAATATTATTAGATAAATCAACTGCAATTAAAACTGGTTTAGTAGAAAAATTTTTAAAAGATGATATTCCAGTATTTTATCTACTCAATATAAAAAGCATAGCTCTTTATTATAATTTAGAATTTGATCCTGATAAATTTTCTGAAATAGGAACATCATCTATTTATTATATTCCTTCTAAGAACTTTTGGAATTATATAATTATTACAATTTTTAGTTTATTTATAGTAACTCATATAATATTTTTTAAATTTAAAAAAAATAAGTTTATAAAAATTTCTTTATAA
- the aroC gene encoding chorismate synthase — translation MNTWGNKIRLSIFGESHGEAIGIVIDGLEAGTKLNLDNINKFIDRRKADKSSFTTSRKEKDEYKILSGYKDEYTTGAPLCVIFENTNTISKDYENLKNLLRPNHADYPAGIKFKGFNDVRGGGHFSGRITLPLTFAGAIAMDILEKKGIKIYSHIKRILDIKDKSFLDFKKVDFEKFEKLKENTLPFIENDLEDKTKELLEKIKLSGNSVGGEIECACFNLPVGLGSPFFDSLESKISHLAFSVPAIKGISFGIGFDFANILGSEANDLYYLDNKKIKTKTNNNGGILGGLSTGMPLVFSVVVKPTSSISLEQKTVNIKEMKEDILKINGRHDACIVPRVLPVIESVMALAILDEIL, via the coding sequence ATGAATACTTGGGGAAATAAAATAAGATTATCTATTTTTGGAGAATCTCATGGAGAGGCAATAGGAATAGTTATAGATGGTTTAGAGGCTGGAACTAAATTAAATTTAGACAATATAAATAAATTTATAGATAGAAGAAAAGCAGATAAGTCTTCTTTTACAACTTCAAGAAAAGAAAAAGATGAGTATAAAATTTTAAGTGGTTATAAAGATGAATATACAACAGGTGCTCCTCTTTGTGTGATATTTGAGAATACAAATACTATTTCAAAAGATTATGAAAATTTAAAAAATTTATTAAGACCTAATCATGCAGACTATCCAGCAGGTATAAAATTTAAAGGTTTTAATGATGTAAGAGGTGGAGGACATTTTTCAGGAAGAATAACTTTACCTTTAACATTTGCAGGTGCTATTGCAATGGATATTTTAGAAAAAAAAGGGATTAAAATTTATTCTCATATTAAAAGAATTTTGGATATTAAAGATAAAAGTTTTTTAGATTTTAAAAAAGTAGACTTTGAGAAATTCGAAAAGTTAAAAGAAAATACCTTGCCTTTTATAGAAAACGATTTAGAAGATAAAACAAAAGAATTATTAGAAAAAATAAAATTATCTGGAAATTCAGTTGGTGGGGAAATAGAATGTGCTTGTTTTAACCTACCTGTTGGATTAGGTAGTCCTTTTTTTGATAGTCTTGAAAGTAAAATTTCTCATTTGGCTTTTTCTGTCCCTGCTATAAAAGGGATTTCTTTTGGAATAGGTTTTGATTTTGCTAATATTTTAGGCTCAGAAGCTAATGATTTATATTATTTAGATAACAAAAAAATAAAAACTAAAACTAATAATAATGGTGGAATTTTAGGAGGATTGTCAACAGGAATGCCTTTGGTATTTTCTGTTGTTGTTAAACCAACTTCATCTATAAGTTTAGAACAAAAAACTGTTAATATAAAAGAGATGAAAGAGGATATTTTAAAAATAAATGGTAGACATGATGCCTGTATAGTTCCAAGGGTATTGCCAGTGATAGAATCTGTTATGGCACTAGCAATACTTGATGAGATATTATAA
- the aroA gene encoding 3-phosphoshikimate 1-carboxyvinyltransferase encodes MNKKIIKADKLFGEVTPPPSKSILHRYIIASSLAKGMSKIENISYSDDIVATIEAMKKLGARIEEKDNYLLIDGSKTFDREYLNNNGVIDCNESGSTLRFLFPLSIVKENKVLFKGKEKLFKRPLNPYFENFDKYQIKYSYKNENEILLEGQLKSGNYEINGNISSQFITGLLFSLPLLAGNSKIIIKGKLESSSYIDMTLDSLNKFGINIVNNSYKEFIIEGNQSYKSGNYEVEADYSQVAFFLVANSIGSDIKINGLNPNSLQGDKKIIDFISQIDSWNKKEKLILDGSETPDIIPILSLKAVTSKKEIEIANIARLRIKESDRLSATVQELSKLGFDLIEKEDSILINSRKNFIYNIDKQVYLSSHSDHRIAMMIAIASTCYKGEIILDNLECVKKSYPNFWEVFLSLGGKIYEYLGK; translated from the coding sequence ATGAATAAAAAAATTATAAAAGCTGATAAATTATTTGGTGAGGTTACTCCTCCACCATCAAAGAGTATACTACATAGATATATTATTGCTAGTTCTTTGGCAAAGGGTATGTCAAAAATAGAAAATATTTCTTACTCTGATGATATAGTAGCAACTATTGAAGCTATGAAAAAATTAGGTGCTAGAATAGAAGAAAAAGATAATTATCTTTTAATTGATGGCAGTAAAACATTTGATAGGGAATATCTAAATAATAACGGTGTGATTGATTGTAATGAGTCAGGTTCAACTCTTAGATTTTTATTCCCTCTATCAATAGTTAAAGAAAACAAAGTTTTATTTAAAGGAAAAGAAAAATTATTTAAAAGACCTTTAAATCCTTACTTTGAAAATTTTGATAAATATCAAATAAAATATTCATATAAAAATGAAAATGAGATTTTATTAGAGGGACAGTTAAAAAGTGGTAATTACGAAATTAATGGAAATATTAGTTCACAATTTATAACAGGATTACTGTTTTCTTTGCCCTTATTAGCTGGAAATTCTAAAATTATAATAAAAGGTAAATTGGAGTCATCAAGCTATATTGATATGACTTTGGATAGTCTAAATAAATTTGGAATAAATATTGTAAATAATTCATATAAAGAATTTATAATAGAAGGTAATCAAAGTTATAAGTCAGGTAACTATGAAGTGGAAGCTGATTATTCACAAGTAGCTTTCTTCTTAGTTGCTAATTCTATTGGCTCTGATATAAAAATTAATGGTTTAAATCCTAATTCTCTACAAGGAGATAAAAAAATTATAGATTTTATCTCTCAAATTGATAGTTGGAATAAAAAAGAAAAATTGATATTAGATGGATCTGAAACTCCTGATATAATACCAATTTTATCTTTAAAAGCAGTTACTTCTAAAAAGGAAATTGAGATCGCAAATATAGCAAGGTTAAGAATAAAAGAAAGTGATAGACTTTCTGCAACTGTTCAAGAGTTATCTAAATTAGGCTTTGATTTAATAGAAAAAGAAGATAGTATTCTGATAAATTCAAGAAAGAATTTTATTTATAATATTGATAAACAAGTATATTTATCTTCACATTCAGACCATAGAATAGCTATGATGATAGCTATTGCTTCAACTTGCTATAAAGGAGAAATTATTTTAGATAATTTAGAATGTGTTAAAAAATCATATCCAAATTTTTGGGAAGTTTTCTTATCACTAGGAGGAAAAATTTATGAATACTTGGGGAAATAA
- a CDS encoding NUDIX hydrolase: MNKNRILLRDRYLETAIMICIANIDGKDYFILEKRAKNIRQAGEISFPGGKKDKTDKNFRETAIRETVEELQIKKKAITNVSKFGVLVSAVGVIIECYLCKLNIKSLDEINYSKDEVEKLLVVPIEFFMKNRAIKGEVEISNTAKFDIKKYNFPERYGKDWKIPSRYVYIYMYENEPIWGMTAEIICDFIKTLKEDGKVGFYEYK; this comes from the coding sequence ATGAATAAAAATAGAATTTTATTAAGAGATAGATATTTGGAAACGGCTATTATGATATGTATTGCAAATATTGATGGAAAAGATTATTTTATACTTGAAAAGAGAGCCAAAAATATAAGGCAAGCAGGAGAAATTTCTTTTCCTGGTGGGAAAAAAGATAAGACAGATAAGAATTTTAGAGAAACAGCAATAAGAGAAACAGTTGAAGAATTACAAATTAAGAAAAAAGCTATTACAAATGTAAGTAAGTTTGGAGTTTTGGTTTCTGCTGTTGGAGTTATTATTGAATGCTATCTTTGTAAATTAAATATAAAAAGTTTAGATGAAATAAATTATAGTAAAGATGAAGTAGAAAAATTATTAGTTGTTCCTATTGAATTTTTTATGAAAAATAGAGCTATTAAGGGGGAAGTGGAAATTTCTAATACCGCTAAATTTGATATAAAGAAATATAATTTTCCTGAAAGATATGGAAAAGATTGGAAAATTCCAAGCAGATATGTATATATTTATATGTATGAAAATGAACCTATTTGGGGAATGACAGCTGAAATTATTTGTGATTTTATTAAAACATTAAAAGAAGATGGAAAGGTAGGATTTTATGAATATAAGTAG
- the rfaE2 gene encoding D-glycero-beta-D-manno-heptose 1-phosphate adenylyltransferase, which yields MNISRKLASELVEEAKKNNKKVVFTNGCFDILHTGHVTYLNEAKRQGDILIVGVNSDKSVKKLKGETRPINSENDRAFVLDGLKAVDYTVIFDEDTPEELIACLKPSIHVKGGDYKKEDLPETKIVESYGGEVIILNFVEGKSTTNIIEKINKK from the coding sequence ATGAATATAAGTAGAAAATTAGCTAGTGAGCTTGTAGAAGAAGCTAAAAAAAATAATAAAAAAGTTGTGTTTACTAATGGTTGTTTTGATATACTTCACACGGGACATGTAACTTATTTAAATGAAGCTAAAAGACAAGGAGATATACTTATAGTTGGAGTTAATTCTGATAAGTCAGTAAAAAAATTAAAGGGAGAAACAAGACCTATAAACTCTGAAAATGATAGAGCATTTGTTCTTGATGGATTAAAAGCAGTGGACTACACTGTTATTTTTGATGAAGATACACCAGAAGAATTAATTGCTTGTTTAAAACCTTCTATTCATGTTAAAGGTGGAGATTATAAAAAAGAAGATTTACCAGAAACTAAGATTGTAGAAAGTTATGGTGGAGAAGTTATTATTTTAAATTTTGTTGAGGGAAAATCTACAACTAACATAATAGAGAAAATCAATAAAAAATAG